In the Leptolyngbya sp. 'hensonii' genome, one interval contains:
- a CDS encoding 5'-methylthioadenosine/S-adenosylhomocysteine nucleosidase — protein sequence MSGNLRQSIAQSGSIRQTGALPTAIALAEDPKQPATAVYKRLEAGQAIPPCVVILTALPEEFLAVEEHVVDRYEVQHPDGTVYECGRFKLGGWTVAIGETGQGNVNAADETQRAIVHFKPDVVLFVGVAGGRKDVMLGDVVAAEKVYNYESGRDEDIFKPRPEARRSSYPLEQRARAVARDWLRRKKEPGNESLPRAFVGAIAAGESVVASTDSATEKLLQRNYGDALAVEKEGYGFLEAARRSRGVSAMVIRGISDLLDGKAEADAKGGQETAARHASRFAFELLAKLAGDDLSNPVETYQTTAQVALDSTLPDGMISLNVQALMEDDQYYIHAHHGKRTFANRGQFDRSLMTLHQQIESNLAADNLLSAIDDCNVGISNSVDCLAGQLLAWLHQQNDSPDRIPCLMIDDRTECEILWELLESGQKPVGVAFQTVRQRQMEAEATSVNSCCGGGVLVYAHAKYEGWQRYQRQQFTVFQEFLSQMQKPATEFGLVFIDGFSVEEPLKHSPIAYIKRSKLFRGGTSIVFISGQLDLDASIGLTHRMLLTNFLEHGAKGIVGTLWRVDRARAKAVVEQFSDEHRQHPEWTVPEILRRLREQVWGALEHEVNEETCAAYLATFLHVYYGNPMTVLQLTSAEGESND from the coding sequence ATGTCTGGGAACCTCCGCCAGTCGATCGCACAAAGTGGCAGTATCCGACAAACGGGTGCGTTGCCTACTGCGATCGCACTGGCAGAAGATCCCAAACAACCTGCAACAGCCGTATATAAAAGGCTTGAAGCTGGGCAAGCAATCCCACCGTGCGTGGTTATTTTGACCGCACTTCCTGAAGAGTTCCTGGCTGTAGAAGAACATGTGGTAGACAGGTACGAAGTTCAGCATCCAGACGGGACAGTATATGAGTGTGGTCGCTTTAAGTTGGGCGGCTGGACGGTTGCGATTGGGGAAACGGGACAGGGCAATGTTAATGCCGCCGATGAGACGCAGCGAGCAATTGTCCACTTCAAGCCTGATGTGGTGCTTTTTGTGGGTGTGGCTGGGGGACGCAAGGATGTGATGTTGGGTGATGTCGTTGCGGCAGAGAAAGTTTATAACTATGAGTCGGGGCGAGATGAGGATATTTTCAAACCTCGACCAGAAGCAAGGCGCTCCAGCTACCCTCTGGAACAACGAGCGCGGGCAGTCGCAAGGGATTGGCTGCGGCGCAAAAAAGAACCAGGAAATGAATCGTTGCCTCGTGCGTTTGTAGGGGCGATCGCGGCTGGGGAAAGTGTAGTCGCTTCAACAGATTCAGCCACCGAAAAACTGCTTCAGCGAAATTATGGAGATGCTCTGGCAGTAGAGAAGGAGGGCTATGGCTTTCTGGAAGCGGCGCGAAGAAGCCGGGGGGTTTCGGCAATGGTAATTCGCGGAATTTCTGACCTGCTGGATGGAAAAGCTGAGGCAGATGCGAAAGGGGGGCAGGAAACGGCAGCGCGTCATGCCAGTCGCTTTGCCTTTGAATTGTTAGCAAAATTAGCAGGTGATGATTTATCCAACCCGGTAGAAACATATCAGACTACAGCGCAAGTTGCCCTTGATAGCACGTTGCCAGACGGCATGATTAGCCTGAATGTGCAGGCATTGATGGAAGATGATCAGTACTACATCCACGCCCATCATGGGAAAAGAACGTTTGCCAACCGGGGACAGTTTGACCGATCGCTCATGACCTTACATCAGCAAATCGAGAGCAATCTGGCTGCGGATAATTTGTTGAGTGCCATTGATGACTGCAATGTGGGGATCAGTAATTCAGTTGATTGCCTTGCAGGTCAACTGCTGGCGTGGCTCCATCAGCAAAATGACTCGCCGGATCGAATTCCCTGTTTGATGATTGACGATCGCACGGAGTGTGAGATTCTTTGGGAGTTGCTGGAGTCAGGGCAGAAACCTGTTGGAGTTGCATTTCAAACCGTGCGGCAGCGGCAGATGGAGGCAGAGGCAACATCGGTGAATTCTTGCTGCGGAGGTGGAGTTCTGGTCTATGCTCATGCGAAATATGAGGGATGGCAGCGGTATCAACGGCAGCAATTCACCGTGTTTCAAGAGTTTTTGAGCCAAATGCAAAAACCAGCGACGGAGTTTGGGCTGGTGTTTATTGATGGGTTTAGTGTTGAGGAGCCGTTGAAGCATAGTCCAATCGCGTACATTAAACGATCGAAGCTATTTAGGGGTGGCACCAGTATTGTATTTATCAGCGGACAGCTTGATCTGGATGCTTCAATCGGCTTGACTCATCGAATGTTGTTAACTAATTTTTTAGAGCATGGGGCAAAGGGGATTGTGGGGACGTTGTGGCGGGTCGATCGCGCAAGGGCAAAAGCAGTCGTGGAGCAATTCTCAGATGAACATCGACAACATCCTGAATGGACGGTTCCTGAAATTTTGCGACGACTCCGCGAACAGGTGTGGGGAGCGCTGGAACATGAGGTGAATGAAGAAACCTGTGCGGCTTATCTGGCAACCTTTTTGCATGTTTACTATGGCAATCCAATGACGGTGCTGCAACTGACTTCTGCGGAGGGTGAATCCAATGACTGA
- a CDS encoding AAA family ATPase has translation MSIAVDISILPYSRIVGQEQIKLALEIAYVTPQRLGGVLISGQRGTGKSTAVRAFAQMVYGQLPVTLPINATEDRVVGGWKIDALMRSESTWQPGLLEEANDRLLYVDEVNLLDDHIVNIILDVTSTGVLVVQRDGQNKEPQKVAFTLVGTMNPEEGGLRPQLLDRFGLMVSVAAETNVEKRLAILQNVLKFDQAVSALEQAGTSGWLDHARQQDQEKFEQLKQAKEKFNSVEVSPEILGLCIKLSGEFEAEGNRGDYVLAMAAWACAALEGASEVSRSHLKAVAPLALQHRRPQMAQSSQEVWNDQDRETLDRLLGSE, from the coding sequence GTGAGTATAGCAGTTGATATATCAATCCTGCCCTACAGCCGGATAGTAGGACAGGAACAGATTAAGCTGGCGTTAGAAATTGCTTACGTCACCCCCCAGAGGCTGGGAGGGGTTCTGATCAGTGGACAGCGAGGAACAGGCAAGTCTACGGCAGTACGGGCGTTTGCTCAGATGGTTTATGGTCAATTGCCGGTGACGCTGCCCATCAACGCCACTGAAGACCGGGTAGTAGGTGGTTGGAAGATTGATGCTCTGATGCGGAGCGAATCAACGTGGCAGCCTGGTTTGCTGGAGGAAGCCAACGATCGCCTGCTTTATGTCGATGAGGTAAATCTACTGGATGACCACATTGTTAACATCATCCTGGACGTGACCTCGACAGGGGTACTGGTAGTTCAGCGCGATGGACAGAACAAGGAGCCTCAGAAAGTTGCTTTCACCTTGGTTGGAACCATGAACCCGGAGGAAGGAGGATTGCGCCCTCAGTTGCTCGATCGCTTTGGGTTGATGGTGAGTGTGGCTGCTGAAACTAATGTGGAGAAGCGATTGGCAATTCTTCAGAACGTGCTGAAGTTTGACCAGGCGGTTTCTGCTTTGGAGCAGGCGGGTACATCGGGCTGGCTTGATCATGCGAGGCAGCAAGACCAGGAAAAATTCGAGCAATTGAAGCAGGCAAAGGAAAAATTTAACTCGGTTGAGGTTTCCCCAGAGATATTGGGACTGTGCATCAAGTTGTCTGGTGAATTTGAGGCGGAGGGAAACCGGGGGGATTATGTCTTGGCCATGGCAGCGTGGGCATGTGCTGCGCTAGAAGGGGCATCCGAGGTAAGTCGAAGTCATCTCAAGGCTGTTGCGCCTCTGGCACTTCAGCATCGTCGTCCGCAAATGGCGCAAAGTAGCCAGGAAGTTTGGAATGATCAGGATAGGGAAACTCTAGACCGATTGTTAGGCAGTGAGTAA
- a CDS encoding GIY-YIG nuclease family protein: MSDPLPPEHHYVYMARCANGSLYTGYSKQVEARIAAHNAGRGGRYTRAHRPVELVACWSFRTKKEALQVEYQIKQLPRKQKLALLAGSNLPKWLTCNLRSNQAHLSVRNFSC; encoded by the coding sequence ATGAGCGATCCTCTCCCACCAGAGCACCATTATGTCTACATGGCACGATGCGCTAATGGTTCCCTCTACACGGGATACAGCAAGCAAGTGGAGGCACGAATAGCCGCTCACAATGCAGGCAGGGGAGGCCGCTACACCAGAGCACACCGCCCAGTAGAACTGGTGGCTTGTTGGAGCTTCAGAACGAAGAAAGAGGCATTACAAGTGGAATATCAGATCAAGCAACTACCTCGAAAACAAAAGCTGGCCTTGTTAGCGGGTAGCAACTTGCCTAAATGGCTGACTTGTAATTTGAGATCAAATCAAGCACATCTGTCTGTCAGGAATTTCTCTTGTTGA
- a CDS encoding flagellar assembly protein H: MPTTPDTLWLRLMGRDTVQRQAIRELLALAPEHPARRTTLEHLARLQITLQSRQNLTKDEQEIVVNLSPIYQQWREETLQQGRQEGQREGIQLMLSRTVPLLLQSGLTLEQIAQQLQVSLDEVTAAAAQNQN, translated from the coding sequence TTGCCCACCACCCCCGATACCCTCTGGCTCAGGCTGATGGGGCGTGATACGGTGCAAAGGCAGGCTATTAGGGAGTTACTGGCACTTGCTCCAGAGCATCCCGCTCGCCGCACTACTCTGGAACATTTAGCCCGGTTGCAAATCACCTTGCAGTCGAGGCAGAATTTAACTAAGGATGAACAGGAGATTGTCGTGAACTTATCCCCCATCTATCAACAATGGCGTGAGGAAACCCTCCAGCAAGGCCGTCAAGAAGGGCAGCGGGAAGGCATTCAACTCATGCTCTCCCGTACTGTTCCCCTCCTGCTGCAATCTGGTCTGACCCTGGAGCAGATCGCCCAGCAGCTTCAGGTCAGCCTTGATGAGGTGACTGCCGCTGCTGCTCAAAATCAGAACTAA
- a CDS encoding DUF6753 family protein — MARDLNYFDELLAQMPVEYQAKLANTARKLGVPEGDTVYLFLLACHHIVALCDGIPAELRSIQVEHASKLRQAQGEYLKQMGAELQQLEKLKPILESAFLTGLDGIKDTLAMAERTAVAEQKRTISQIAREWARTQQIEALKHHWAEVAIPLTLLLTVVATLGMVVGLVAPRLLPAPPLAPRGPVRLTLQQAELLQWATGKDGKRARELLDWNRSSLDGNACLKLQALNRAAAQSTGITPSGVEAQGGCYLWVVPPTQRQFRQAGPAN, encoded by the coding sequence ATGGCGCGAGACCTCAACTACTTTGATGAACTCCTGGCTCAGATGCCTGTAGAATACCAGGCCAAACTGGCCAATACGGCCCGCAAACTGGGTGTCCCTGAAGGTGATACGGTCTACCTGTTCCTGCTGGCCTGCCACCACATCGTTGCTCTGTGCGATGGTATTCCTGCCGAACTGCGATCGATTCAGGTCGAACATGCATCCAAACTACGACAGGCTCAGGGCGAGTATCTGAAACAGATGGGGGCTGAGCTGCAGCAACTGGAGAAGCTCAAACCTATTCTTGAATCGGCTTTTCTAACGGGTCTGGATGGCATCAAGGATACCCTGGCCATGGCAGAACGCACCGCAGTGGCAGAACAGAAGCGGACCATCTCCCAGATTGCCAGAGAGTGGGCCAGAACCCAGCAAATAGAGGCACTCAAGCATCACTGGGCGGAAGTGGCTATCCCTTTGACGCTCCTGCTGACTGTGGTAGCCACCCTGGGGATGGTGGTGGGCCTGGTCGCCCCCAGGCTGCTGCCTGCTCCCCCTCTGGCCCCCAGAGGACCAGTCCGCTTAACCCTGCAACAGGCCGAACTCCTCCAGTGGGCCACAGGCAAGGACGGCAAACGGGCCAGGGAGTTGTTGGATTGGAATCGGTCATCCCTGGACGGCAATGCCTGTTTGAAGCTGCAGGCATTGAATCGAGCAGCGGCCCAATCCACCGGCATAACGCCATCTGGAGTCGAGGCACAAGGGGGTTGCTACCTGTGGGTGGTGCCACCCACGCAACGGCAGTTTCGGCAGGCGGGACCAGCAAATTGA
- a CDS encoding DUF4058 family protein, whose protein sequence is MASPFPGMDPYLEDSLWREVHTYLMTAIANDLNARLPEAYRATVEQATYIATTGIGTPDVIILGDSSEPKAQVTGVLASVVAPVQVEVPEPEEVIERWLEVRQIATNQVITSIEILSPTNKVDPRGREQYERKRNRVLASRTHLVEIDLIRSGKPFPILYMPASRYRILISRSSTRPGAQLYPFNLPHPIPAIPVPLLSEDEELLLDLQTILNTIYDQGRYRLAIDYSQVPPPPVLTQEEQDWMRQILESGR, encoded by the coding sequence ATGGCCTCTCCTTTTCCTGGCATGGACCCCTATCTGGAAGATTCCCTCTGGCGGGAAGTCCACACTTACTTGATGACGGCTATTGCCAATGATCTGAATGCTCGCCTGCCTGAGGCTTACCGAGCAACTGTAGAGCAGGCCACCTACATTGCTACTACCGGAATAGGTACACCGGATGTCATAATTTTGGGTGACTCCTCTGAGCCAAAGGCTCAGGTGACTGGTGTTCTTGCGTCTGTGGTTGCCCCAGTGCAGGTCGAAGTGCCTGAACCAGAGGAGGTCATCGAACGATGGCTGGAAGTCAGACAGATTGCAACAAACCAGGTAATCACAAGCATCGAAATCCTATCACCCACCAATAAGGTGGACCCAAGGGGACGGGAGCAGTACGAACGTAAGCGCAATCGGGTGCTGGCTAGCAGGACCCATTTGGTCGAAATTGATCTGATCCGATCGGGCAAACCGTTTCCTATCCTGTACATGCCAGCCAGCCGTTATCGCATTCTGATTTCTCGGAGCAGCACCAGACCTGGTGCACAACTGTACCCGTTTAACCTGCCCCACCCTATTCCGGCTATTCCTGTGCCCCTGCTGTCAGAAGATGAGGAACTGTTGCTGGATTTGCAGACTATCCTCAATACGATCTATGACCAAGGTCGCTACCGGTTAGCGATCGACTACAGCCAGGTGCCTCCTCCTCCAGTGCTGACCCAGGAAGAACAGGACTGGATGCGACAGATTTTGGAGTCTGGTCGCTAA